A window of the Brachybacterium sacelli genome harbors these coding sequences:
- a CDS encoding protein-L-isoaspartate O-methyltransferase family protein, whose protein sequence is MARDDSGHDDDPVAGAFAAVPRTPFLPAEQRRHAEVDAPLRIAQGQTNSQPTTVEIMLRLLEVRPGDRVLDVGAGSGWTTALLAHLAGPRGRVIGVERHEALVESARAALGEAEAFGVAEVRVAADGVLGAPEDGPYDRILVSAEAQGLPDALIEQLADGGVMVIPVGTTMHRIERHGDQLRDTEHGAFRFVPLVED, encoded by the coding sequence ATGGCACGTGACGACTCAGGGCACGACGACGACCCGGTCGCGGGAGCCTTCGCGGCGGTCCCGCGCACCCCGTTCCTGCCTGCGGAGCAGCGCCGGCACGCCGAGGTCGACGCCCCGCTGCGCATCGCGCAGGGGCAGACCAACTCGCAACCGACGACCGTCGAGATCATGCTGCGGTTGCTCGAGGTGCGCCCCGGGGACCGGGTGCTCGACGTCGGCGCCGGGTCCGGCTGGACCACGGCCCTGCTCGCGCACCTCGCCGGTCCGCGCGGGCGCGTGATCGGGGTGGAGCGGCACGAGGCGCTGGTCGAGTCCGCTCGCGCGGCTCTCGGTGAGGCCGAGGCGTTCGGCGTCGCGGAGGTCCGCGTCGCCGCCGACGGCGTGCTCGGCGCGCCGGAGGACGGCCCCTACGATCGGATCCTGGTCTCGGCCGAGGCGCAGGGGCTTCCCGACGCGCTGATCGAGCAGCTGGCCGACGGCGGGGTGATGGTGATCCCGGTCGGCACCACGATGCATCGCATCGAGCGTCACGGGGACCAGCTGCGGGACACCGAGCACGGCGCCTTCCGCTTCGTGCCGCTGGTGGAGGACTGA
- a CDS encoding MBL fold metallo-hydrolase produces MAHRQIQEVASEVFMVEGIASNWTVVREGRDLTLIDAGYPKDLENVLSSLEHLGGRIEDVRGVLITHAHVDHVGSLPGIQAMHPIPMHAHDRELPMLRGEVHEQASARDVVRRCWRPRTARWAFTVARAGGLSTIHLPQARAVSTGTPLDLPGGPIALACSGHTSGHTVYHLPQAGVVVTGDALVTGHQTSARLGPQLIPEFFTHDPATARSTLDVLAELGADAVVPGHGPSWRGPVREAVDRARAAHPAGSPQRRH; encoded by the coding sequence ATGGCCCACAGGCAGATCCAGGAGGTCGCGTCCGAGGTGTTCATGGTCGAGGGGATCGCCTCCAACTGGACGGTGGTGCGCGAGGGCCGCGATCTCACCCTGATCGATGCCGGGTACCCGAAGGATCTCGAGAACGTCCTCTCCTCTCTCGAGCACCTCGGAGGCAGGATCGAGGACGTCCGCGGCGTGCTGATCACCCACGCCCATGTCGACCACGTGGGCTCGCTCCCGGGGATCCAGGCGATGCATCCGATCCCGATGCATGCCCACGACCGGGAGCTGCCGATGCTCCGCGGCGAGGTCCATGAGCAGGCGTCCGCCCGCGACGTCGTGCGACGGTGCTGGCGGCCGCGGACGGCGCGATGGGCATTCACCGTCGCCCGCGCGGGAGGCCTGTCCACGATCCACCTTCCCCAGGCACGAGCCGTCAGCACCGGCACGCCGCTGGACCTCCCCGGGGGACCGATCGCCCTGGCCTGCTCCGGCCACACCTCCGGGCACACCGTCTACCACCTGCCGCAGGCGGGCGTCGTGGTCACCGGGGACGCCCTCGTCACCGGCCACCAGACCTCCGCTCGCCTCGGGCCGCAGCTCATCCCGGAGTTCTTCACCCACGACCCGGCCACCGCGCGCTCCACCCTGGACGTCCTCGCCGAGCTCGGGGCCGATGCCGTCGTCCCGGGTCACGGACCGTCCTGGCGCGGCCCCGTCCGGGAGGCCGTCGACAGGGCCCGCGCCGCGCACCCGGCCGGTTCCCCGCAGCGACGGCATTGA
- a CDS encoding YkoF family thiamine/hydroxymethylpyrimidine-binding protein produces the protein MTTAAASPASPSPPVPSGDGWSPTPPTDPAGTPLGFGVGARVTAAVMADDYARILVETLSALDETSLVRETGDVSTYLGGHEADLLRWLTDLGEALARTEHHATLAVHLSRGCPGEVVCELPGGAGPRRTEVPSPRRTGRFATAEWALYPLADQVTADGTAPDHMRDIYAAIDHARELGTFRGSEHFVTRLEGDVGDVLATALAGWVQVGHGVQHVTSHLTLSLNSPSHRTRDLGQDAR, from the coding sequence GTGACCACCGCTGCTGCATCTCCCGCCTCTCCCTCCCCACCCGTCCCCTCGGGCGACGGGTGGTCCCCGACACCCCCCACCGACCCCGCCGGGACCCCGCTCGGCTTCGGGGTGGGCGCCCGGGTCACCGCCGCTGTCATGGCCGACGACTACGCCCGGATCCTCGTCGAGACGCTCTCCGCGCTCGACGAGACCTCGCTGGTGCGCGAGACCGGCGACGTCTCCACCTACCTCGGCGGCCACGAGGCCGATCTCCTGCGCTGGCTCACCGACCTCGGCGAGGCCCTCGCCCGCACCGAGCACCACGCCACCCTCGCCGTGCACCTGTCGCGCGGCTGTCCCGGCGAGGTCGTCTGCGAGCTGCCCGGCGGCGCCGGGCCGCGCCGCACCGAGGTCCCGTCCCCGCGCCGGACCGGGCGCTTCGCCACCGCCGAGTGGGCCCTGTACCCGCTCGCGGACCAGGTCACCGCGGACGGCACCGCTCCCGACCACATGCGGGACATCTACGCGGCGATCGACCACGCCCGGGAGCTGGGCACCTTCCGCGGCTCCGAGCACTTCGTGACCCGGCTCGAGGGCGACGTCGGGGACGTCCTCGCGACAGCACTCGCCGGATGGGTGCAGGTGGGCCACGGCGTCCAGCACGTGACCAGTCATCTCACGCTCAGCCTCAACAGCCCCTCCCACCGGACCCGGGACCTCGGACAGGACGCGCGATGA
- a CDS encoding ECF transporter S component, translating into MTAPAPATARARLELREIVLVVVLGIVFGFLYWVFVQAWNGLAIAMGPAGDLAQHVLAGSWLLVGPVAVAIIRRPFSGVIAEILAAVVEVVFLGSPVGPLLLLSAALQGVGSELPFALTRYRRFGWSTFAVSGALGAGLVFFWTALRMGWYGQDILALRLGMQVLSGIVLGGLLAKVLVDALVRTGVLDNFAIGGSRGSTGAREPEDSAPARRVH; encoded by the coding sequence ATGACCGCCCCCGCTCCCGCCACCGCCCGCGCGCGGCTGGAGCTGCGCGAGATCGTACTGGTGGTGGTGCTGGGCATCGTCTTCGGCTTCCTGTACTGGGTGTTCGTCCAGGCGTGGAACGGCCTGGCGATCGCCATGGGCCCCGCCGGGGATCTCGCCCAGCACGTCCTGGCCGGCTCCTGGCTGCTGGTGGGACCGGTCGCGGTCGCCATCATCCGTCGGCCCTTCAGCGGTGTGATCGCCGAGATCCTCGCGGCGGTCGTCGAGGTGGTGTTCCTCGGCAGTCCCGTCGGCCCGCTGCTGCTGCTGTCCGCGGCGCTCCAGGGCGTCGGCAGCGAGCTGCCCTTCGCGCTGACCCGGTACCGCCGGTTCGGGTGGAGCACCTTCGCCGTCTCCGGGGCTCTCGGCGCCGGTCTCGTCTTCTTCTGGACCGCGCTGCGGATGGGCTGGTACGGGCAGGACATCCTCGCACTGCGACTGGGCATGCAGGTGCTCTCCGGCATCGTGCTCGGCGGCCTGCTCGCCAAGGTGCTGGTCGACGCGCTCGTGCGCACCGGGGTGCTCGACAACTTCGCGATCGGCGGCTCGCGCGGGAGCACCGGTGCGCGGGAGCCCGAGGACTCCGCCCCTGCCCGTCGTGTCCACTGA